One window of the Acaryochloris sp. CCMEE 5410 genome contains the following:
- a CDS encoding IS630 family transposase: protein MERRYPKAQVEVWSLDEHRLGLKPIIRKIWAPVGQRPIAEVDHRYEWTYLYGFVHPATGNTEWFILPRVNGEWFNQALQSFAQQVGAGKHKQILLVLDGAGWHTCKNRVVPPGIHLKVLPPYSPELQPAERLWRLADEPLANRCFETLEDLEDVLEQRCRTLMTMQSDIQALTHYHWWPV, encoded by the coding sequence TTGGAGCGACGCTACCCTAAGGCTCAGGTCGAAGTTTGGTCCTTGGATGAACATCGTTTAGGCCTTAAACCCATTATTCGAAAGATTTGGGCGCCTGTGGGTCAGCGTCCAATTGCTGAGGTGGACCATCGCTATGAATGGACCTATCTGTATGGATTCGTTCATCCCGCAACTGGCAATACCGAATGGTTCATTCTGCCTCGGGTCAATGGAGAATGGTTTAATCAAGCCCTACAAAGCTTTGCTCAGCAAGTTGGAGCGGGAAAGCACAAACAGATTCTTCTCGTTCTCGATGGAGCCGGATGGCATACCTGTAAGAATCGGGTGGTGCCACCTGGCATTCATCTGAAGGTTTTACCCCCCTATTCTCCAGAGCTACAGCCCGCTGAACGGTTGTGGCGGCTAGCGGATGAACCACTGGCCAATCGGTGTTTTGAGACCCTGGAAGACCTCGAAGATGTTCTCGAACAGCGCTGTCGAACTTTAATGACAATGCAATCAGACATTCAAGCTCTCACTCACTACCATTGGTGGCCAGTTTGA
- a CDS encoding type II toxin-antitoxin system VapC family toxin, translating to MLAFDENAASAYSALEPQRQQLAKMDARIAAIALSQQLILLTRNYRDFSKVVGLTIEDWTVSS from the coding sequence ATGCTTGCTTTTGATGAAAATGCAGCTTCAGCCTATTCTGCCCTGGAACCACAACGCCAGCAATTAGCAAAAATGGATGCTCGGATTGCTGCAATTGCCTTGTCTCAGCAATTAATTTTGTTGACTCGAAATTATCGAGACTTTAGCAAAGTTGTAGGCTTAACGATTGAAGACTGGACAGTTTCTTCTTAG
- a CDS encoding 2Fe-2S iron-sulfur cluster-binding protein, with the protein MPQVIAQGKTFSCPVGANLRQVLLENQVEIYNGQARLINCHGIGTCGTCAVAITGEVSEVNRRDRIRRSLPPHDSQRDLRLACQTKVLGDITVTKFDGFWGQGTNSEWPE; encoded by the coding sequence ATGCCCCAAGTTATAGCTCAAGGGAAAACGTTTTCTTGCCCCGTTGGCGCTAATTTACGTCAAGTTTTACTGGAAAACCAAGTAGAGATCTACAACGGTCAAGCTCGGTTGATTAACTGCCATGGCATTGGCACCTGTGGGACTTGTGCTGTGGCGATTACGGGTGAAGTATCTGAGGTGAATCGACGCGATCGCATCCGCCGTTCCTTACCGCCCCATGATTCGCAACGCGATCTGCGACTGGCTTGCCAAACAAAAGTGTTAGGCGATATTACCGTCACTAAATTTGATGGATTTTGGGGGCAAGGCACTAACTCTGAATGGCCTGAGTGA
- a CDS encoding ISAs1 family transposase translates to MSHLIDTLKQVPDFRSAHGRTHPLWLLLLLMVMGMLAGYQGYRPLETFTSDYRQPLSELLGLESLEVPSHCTFRRVMKGLDFQALSHQFEAWMLSKAQTHSPDNYAASIDGKRIRQGLTDAKGKQRFVGLVSLFAVEAGITLKLEALTQEDNSEIKVVQALLETLQLDGLLITMDALHAQKTLEKIVASGNDYLVAVKSNQGRLYDHLQTYFECLKPMAEHIHSAQSRGRDEHRCIQVYEPVGIALQEWTAIRSVLCVQRWGTRKGKEYHNTAYYISSAATSPHHWQSLVREHWGIENRLHWPKDVVFGEDDYRLEDEQALLNWSVLRTIGINILRLNDYQSLKTAMTKLANRVDIIFSLLT, encoded by the coding sequence ATGAGCCATCTAATCGATACTTTGAAGCAAGTCCCGGATTTCCGCAGTGCCCATGGCCGTACTCATCCGTTATGGCTTCTGTTGCTGTTGATGGTGATGGGTATGCTTGCTGGATACCAGGGATATCGCCCCTTAGAAACCTTTACGAGCGATTATCGCCAGCCTTTAAGTGAGCTATTGGGACTTGAGAGCCTTGAAGTTCCGTCTCACTGTACCTTTCGTCGAGTGATGAAGGGGCTTGACTTCCAAGCGTTGAGCCACCAATTTGAAGCATGGATGCTCTCGAAAGCCCAGACTCACTCTCCCGATAATTATGCAGCCTCCATTGATGGCAAACGGATTCGTCAGGGGCTGACAGATGCCAAGGGGAAGCAGCGTTTTGTGGGCTTGGTGAGTTTATTTGCGGTGGAAGCAGGCATCACCCTCAAGCTCGAAGCCCTCACTCAGGAGGATAATAGCGAAATCAAAGTCGTGCAGGCACTGTTGGAAACCCTTCAACTCGATGGCTTACTGATTACCATGGATGCCTTACACGCCCAAAAAACACTTGAGAAGATTGTGGCCTCGGGTAATGACTATCTCGTGGCGGTCAAATCCAACCAGGGAAGACTTTACGACCACCTCCAGACTTACTTTGAGTGTCTTAAACCCATGGCTGAGCACATCCACTCCGCCCAAAGTAGAGGACGAGATGAACATCGGTGTATACAGGTTTATGAGCCTGTCGGCATAGCCCTACAAGAATGGACAGCAATTCGCTCTGTACTTTGTGTCCAACGATGGGGTACTCGCAAAGGAAAGGAGTATCACAATACGGCCTATTACATCAGTTCAGCTGCCACCTCACCCCATCATTGGCAATCTCTGGTCCGAGAACATTGGGGCATTGAAAATCGGTTGCATTGGCCGAAGGATGTTGTTTTTGGCGAAGATGATTATCGACTCGAAGATGAACAAGCACTGCTCAATTGGTCAGTGCTTAGAACTATTGGGATTAATATCCTGCGGCTAAACGACTATCAATCCCTCAAAACCGCGATGACTAAGCTTGCTAATCGGGTCGATATTATTTTTTCGCTGCTAACTTAA
- the fabG gene encoding 3-oxoacyl-ACP reductase FabG translates to MRNRQVLITGGTGGLGLGVTPKVLATGAEVTLPYIAESEVERLKHILSPAELVRTHFVPTDLGKEASVAELVEDMDRVDALIHLVGGFSMGKTHEYAFEDWQRDLNLNLNTTFLVCKYSLKRMLQHHYGRIVTVGSRGAVDPGGQLAAYCAAKAGVVALTQAIADETKGTNITANSVLPSIIDTPTNREAMGAANADQWVKPESLADVICFLASDAAQDVRGAAIPVYGNA, encoded by the coding sequence ATGCGAAATAGGCAAGTATTAATCACAGGCGGAACAGGCGGATTAGGACTAGGTGTGACGCCAAAAGTCTTAGCCACAGGGGCAGAAGTAACGCTGCCTTACATCGCTGAATCAGAAGTTGAGCGACTGAAGCATATCCTCTCCCCCGCAGAATTAGTCAGAACTCATTTTGTACCCACCGATCTGGGCAAAGAAGCCTCGGTCGCAGAACTCGTAGAAGACATGGATCGAGTGGATGCCTTGATTCACTTAGTCGGTGGGTTCTCCATGGGCAAAACCCATGAATATGCCTTTGAAGACTGGCAGCGAGATTTGAATTTGAATCTGAACACTACCTTTTTGGTTTGCAAATATAGTCTTAAACGAATGTTGCAGCATCACTATGGCCGGATCGTTACAGTCGGCTCTAGAGGGGCCGTTGATCCAGGAGGGCAGTTGGCAGCTTACTGTGCTGCCAAGGCAGGTGTGGTGGCATTGACGCAAGCGATCGCAGATGAAACCAAAGGCACCAACATCACTGCCAACTCCGTATTGCCCAGCATTATTGATACCCCCACGAATCGAGAAGCCATGGGTGCAGCCAACGCCGACCAATGGGTTAAACCTGAATCTTTAGCAGACGTCATCTGCTTTCTAGCCTCTGATGCCGCCCAGGATGTTAGAGGTGCCGCTATTCCTGTATACGGGAATGCTTAA
- a CDS encoding folate/biopterin family MFS transporter, whose amino-acid sequence MFVSQSRLDSVRDFLKENVFYGQDPTPELLAILMVYFVQGILGLARLAVSFFLKDDLGLTPAQVAAMMGIAALPWVIKPIFGFVSDSVPIFGYRRRSYLVLSGILGCLAWAGMASIVHTSLAATIAIVLSSLSVAISDVIVDSLVVERVRQESQSDAGSLQSLCWSATALGGILTAYFSGWLLAHMSTQSVFWITATFPLLVSAIAGLIADPKVETQINLDTTKQQVSQLWQAITQKQILLPVIFVFLWQATPSSEAAFFFFTTNDLGFEPEFLGRVRLVTSLAALLGIWVFQRYLKAVPVRRIFLWSTLIAAALGMTTLLLVTHTNRTLGISDEWFSLGDSLILTVMGQIAYMPVLVLAARLCPPGIEATMFALLMSVSNLAGLLSHESGALIMHGLGITETNFQQLWLLVIIANLSTLLPLPLLNWLPNQGTDVLDQDLALDPSPSLEPLVSEALAVELVTEPRN is encoded by the coding sequence ATGTTTGTATCTCAGTCGAGACTCGACTCAGTGCGCGATTTCCTAAAAGAAAACGTCTTTTATGGCCAAGATCCCACACCTGAGCTGCTGGCCATATTGATGGTCTACTTTGTCCAGGGAATTTTGGGATTAGCGCGGTTAGCCGTCAGTTTCTTTTTAAAAGACGACCTCGGTTTAACCCCCGCTCAAGTGGCCGCCATGATGGGAATTGCTGCACTCCCTTGGGTAATCAAGCCCATCTTTGGGTTTGTGTCCGATAGCGTCCCCATCTTTGGATATCGTCGTCGGTCTTATCTCGTCTTGTCCGGGATACTGGGCTGCCTAGCCTGGGCAGGCATGGCTAGCATCGTTCATACCTCTCTAGCCGCCACCATTGCCATCGTTCTCAGTTCCCTGTCCGTCGCCATCAGCGATGTGATTGTCGATTCTCTTGTGGTTGAGCGGGTTCGCCAAGAATCTCAGAGCGATGCTGGCTCCCTACAATCCCTTTGCTGGTCTGCCACCGCATTGGGCGGAATTCTGACCGCCTACTTTAGCGGCTGGCTACTTGCCCATATGAGTACCCAAAGCGTTTTTTGGATCACGGCCACTTTTCCTCTGCTGGTTTCTGCCATTGCTGGACTAATTGCAGACCCCAAGGTTGAGACTCAGATCAATTTAGACACGACCAAGCAGCAAGTCAGCCAGCTTTGGCAAGCCATTACCCAAAAACAGATTTTGTTGCCGGTGATCTTTGTCTTTCTCTGGCAAGCCACCCCCAGTTCGGAAGCCGCCTTTTTCTTTTTCACCACTAATGATTTAGGCTTTGAACCGGAATTTCTCGGTCGAGTCCGACTAGTAACCAGTCTGGCAGCCTTGCTGGGCATCTGGGTATTTCAGCGTTATCTCAAAGCCGTTCCCGTACGCCGCATCTTTCTATGGAGCACGTTAATTGCTGCAGCCCTCGGCATGACTACGCTCTTGTTGGTCACCCATACCAACCGGACCTTAGGCATTAGTGACGAATGGTTTAGCCTGGGCGACAGCCTGATTTTGACGGTGATGGGGCAAATTGCCTATATGCCTGTCTTAGTGTTGGCCGCTCGCCTCTGTCCCCCTGGCATCGAAGCCACGATGTTTGCCCTATTGATGTCTGTGAGCAACCTAGCGGGCCTACTGTCTCATGAATCTGGCGCTCTGATTATGCATGGGCTGGGCATTACAGAAACTAATTTCCAGCAGTTGTGGCTGCTAGTGATTATTGCCAATCTCAGCACCCTTTTACCGTTGCCCCTGCTGAATTGGCTACCCAACCAAGGGACGGATGTCCTGGATCAAGACCTCGCTTTAGACCCCTCTCCCTCTCTAGAACCCCTGGTGTCTGAAGCCCTCGCTGTTGAACTTGTTACTGAACCTCGTAATTAA
- a CDS encoding carotenoid oxygenase family protein, with translation MTVSAPSHNTYLDHNWQGGHQSLKDEYDYAIADIDGEIPAELSGTLFRNGPGLLDVNGTPLQHPFDGDGMICSIQFDQGKAHFRNRFVRTEGYLAEQEAGKILYRGVFGTPKPGGFLANAFDINFKNIANTHIIYWAGKLLALWEADQPYRLDPSTLDTLGLEDFSGLLNPGDPFSAHPRILPHGEGDRLVNFAIKPGLSSKVKLFEFDQSGEVVHQQQFVIPGFAFIHDFAVTPNYYIFFQNPVILNPIPFLLGFKGAGECISFKSGSPTKIWLVRRGEHKPQQLDTDACFVFHHANAYEADGQVIVDSICYDTFPGLESGIDFRTIDFDGVPPGSLWRFHLNPETNTVEKTPLIQRSCEFPTLNPANVGHDYRYVYIGATDASTGNAPLQAILKQDVKTGEEQVWSAAPQGFMGEPVFIPKPKATQEDQGWLIALVYDGDHNRSDVVILDAERIEQGPLARLHLKHHIPYGLHGSFTPTLF, from the coding sequence ATGACCGTTTCCGCTCCCTCCCATAACACTTACCTTGACCACAACTGGCAAGGCGGCCACCAATCTCTAAAAGATGAATACGACTATGCGATCGCAGACATCGACGGTGAAATTCCTGCCGAGTTGAGCGGCACGCTATTTCGCAATGGTCCAGGGCTATTGGATGTCAACGGTACCCCACTCCAGCATCCCTTTGATGGGGACGGCATGATTTGTTCGATCCAGTTCGATCAGGGCAAGGCTCATTTTCGCAACCGCTTTGTCCGTACAGAAGGCTATCTAGCAGAGCAGGAAGCGGGCAAGATTCTGTATCGTGGCGTATTTGGTACCCCTAAACCCGGCGGTTTTCTGGCCAACGCCTTTGATATTAACTTCAAAAATATTGCCAACACTCATATCATCTACTGGGCAGGCAAGCTACTAGCCCTTTGGGAAGCCGATCAGCCCTATCGTCTCGATCCATCCACCTTAGACACGTTGGGATTGGAAGACTTTTCCGGTCTCCTCAACCCCGGTGATCCATTTTCTGCCCATCCTCGCATCTTGCCCCATGGAGAGGGCGATCGCCTCGTCAACTTTGCCATCAAACCTGGCCTCTCTAGCAAGGTAAAACTGTTCGAGTTTGATCAGTCGGGTGAGGTGGTTCATCAGCAGCAATTCGTGATTCCGGGATTTGCCTTTATCCACGATTTTGCCGTTACCCCCAATTACTACATCTTTTTCCAAAATCCCGTCATTCTGAATCCCATTCCCTTTCTATTGGGGTTCAAGGGAGCAGGGGAATGCATCTCTTTTAAGTCTGGCAGTCCCACCAAAATCTGGCTGGTCCGACGCGGCGAGCATAAACCCCAGCAGCTAGACACCGATGCCTGCTTTGTCTTCCATCATGCCAATGCCTATGAAGCAGACGGTCAAGTAATAGTAGACTCCATCTGCTACGACACCTTCCCAGGCTTAGAATCAGGGATTGATTTCCGCACGATTGATTTTGACGGGGTTCCTCCCGGTTCCTTATGGCGATTCCACCTCAATCCTGAGACCAACACTGTTGAGAAAACACCGCTGATCCAGCGCAGCTGTGAGTTTCCGACCCTCAATCCTGCTAATGTGGGCCACGATTATCGCTACGTTTATATTGGTGCCACGGATGCCAGCACTGGCAATGCGCCTTTACAAGCCATCCTTAAGCAAGACGTTAAAACGGGAGAAGAACAAGTCTGGAGTGCAGCTCCTCAAGGGTTTATGGGAGAACCCGTGTTTATTCCTAAACCCAAAGCTACCCAAGAAGACCAAGGCTGGTTGATCGCTCTGGTTTACGATGGCGATCACAATCGATCCGATGTGGTCATTCTCGATGCCGAGCGAATCGAACAGGGACCGCTAGCCCGCTTGCACTTAAAGCACCATATCCCCTACGGTTTACATGGCAGTTTTACGCCGACACTGTTTTAA
- a CDS encoding low molecular weight protein-tyrosine-phosphatase, with amino-acid sequence MPQKLLFVCLGNICRSPSAEGIMNHLLQQEQLTHQYQCDSAGTSSYHIGASPDRRMAAAGLRQDIVLTGNSRQVQPEDFADFDLILAMDRQNYRDLVAMNPDEQYADKIQMMCDFCSNFADKEVPDPYYGGPSGFDYVIDLLLDACSGLLDHLQQA; translated from the coding sequence ATGCCCCAAAAGCTTTTATTTGTTTGTCTAGGCAATATCTGCCGCTCTCCCTCTGCCGAAGGGATTATGAATCACCTGCTGCAGCAAGAGCAGCTCACCCATCAATACCAATGTGATTCAGCAGGCACTAGCAGCTATCATATCGGTGCTTCTCCAGACCGGAGAATGGCAGCCGCTGGCTTACGGCAAGACATCGTCCTCACTGGCAACAGCCGCCAGGTCCAGCCAGAAGATTTTGCAGACTTCGATCTAATTCTGGCCATGGATCGCCAAAATTATCGCGATTTAGTGGCGATGAATCCTGATGAGCAATACGCCGACAAAATCCAGATGATGTGCGATTTTTGCTCCAACTTCGCCGATAAAGAGGTGCCCGATCCTTATTACGGAGGACCTTCAGGGTTTGATTATGTGATTGATCTTCTGCTGGATGCTTGCAGTGGCTTATTGGATCATTTGCAACAAGCCTAG
- a CDS encoding response regulator transcription factor: MPLTVLIVDDEPGIRLAVTDYLEAVGYTVISAATGKQAWQLVQQYRPHLLVTDIRMPQMDGYELVKLVRQQPAFRLLPVIYLTECSQTQERIRGYKLGCDAYLAKPFNLEELAAVIRNLLDRVQIVQTEIQAVSQATPSREPVDTALINALDLTQREQQVLRLLMEGLSNAQIGEQLHLSSRTVEKYVSKLLQKTETSNRAEIVRFAMEHHLLGVIENDP, encoded by the coding sequence ATGCCTTTAACCGTGTTGATCGTGGATGATGAACCGGGCATTCGGTTAGCGGTCACCGACTATCTGGAAGCAGTGGGATATACAGTGATTTCAGCCGCAACGGGCAAACAAGCGTGGCAGCTGGTCCAACAGTATCGTCCTCATCTGCTCGTGACTGATATTAGAATGCCACAGATGGATGGCTATGAGTTAGTGAAGCTGGTGAGACAACAACCGGCTTTTCGATTGCTTCCCGTCATCTATTTAACGGAATGCTCCCAAACCCAAGAGCGAATTCGAGGATACAAATTAGGGTGTGATGCTTACTTGGCTAAGCCATTCAACTTGGAAGAATTGGCGGCCGTCATCCGTAACCTATTAGACCGAGTGCAAATTGTGCAAACGGAAATTCAGGCAGTCTCTCAAGCGACTCCTAGCCGTGAACCAGTGGATACTGCATTAATCAACGCGCTCGATCTGACCCAGCGAGAACAGCAAGTGTTGCGATTGTTGATGGAAGGGCTATCCAATGCCCAAATTGGTGAACAACTCCATCTCAGCTCCCGGACGGTGGAAAAGTATGTGAGTAAGCTCTTGCAAAAAACAGAAACTAGTAATCGAGCCGAAATCGTCCGGTTTGCCATGGAACATCATTTATTAGGGGTGATAGAGAACGATCCCTAG
- a CDS encoding glycosyltransferase family 2 protein, with protein MASNSDQTGNVTYSFVIPIYNEEENIAELYQRLQALIKTLDGPAELILVDDGSCDRTLPLIRQLHQDDPTVRYVSLARNFGHQIALTAGLQFATGQAIIVMDADLQDPPEVVPDLIQQWQQGYQVVYAQRISRQREGIIKRLTAYLFYRFLQQLSDIHIPTDTGDFCLMDRQVVDLLNQMPERNRYIRGLRAWVGFRQTAITLHRPPRFAGDVKYTFHKSLTLALSSIMAFSKVPLRLATYLGLFASALAVFMMFLTLYWRFFNPSSQLIGYTMITMAIFFLGAVQLICLGILGEYVGQIYEEIKGRPLYTVKEIGKFPSPPPPILRHHPCLVPTRFNPMRSDPTRTS; from the coding sequence ATTGCAAGCAATTCGGATCAAACAGGTAATGTAACGTATTCTTTCGTTATTCCGATTTACAACGAAGAAGAGAATATTGCTGAACTGTACCAACGCCTGCAGGCCTTAATCAAAACCTTGGATGGTCCTGCAGAACTGATTTTGGTGGATGACGGTAGTTGCGATCGCACCCTCCCTCTCATTCGCCAACTGCACCAAGATGACCCTACGGTTCGATACGTCAGTCTAGCCCGTAACTTTGGCCATCAAATCGCCTTAACCGCTGGTCTCCAGTTTGCCACTGGCCAAGCCATTATCGTCATGGATGCTGACCTCCAAGATCCACCCGAAGTCGTTCCTGATCTAATTCAGCAATGGCAGCAGGGATACCAGGTCGTTTACGCTCAAAGAATTTCGCGACAGCGAGAAGGCATCATTAAACGCTTGACCGCTTATCTGTTTTACCGATTTCTCCAGCAGCTCTCTGATATTCACATTCCCACGGACACCGGTGACTTTTGCCTAATGGATCGGCAAGTGGTAGATTTGCTGAACCAAATGCCCGAGCGCAACCGCTATATCCGGGGTCTCCGGGCTTGGGTGGGCTTTCGACAAACGGCCATTACCCTTCATCGTCCCCCTCGATTTGCGGGAGACGTCAAATACACCTTTCACAAATCCCTGACCTTGGCTCTCAGCAGCATTATGGCCTTCTCCAAAGTACCCTTACGCTTGGCCACGTATCTGGGGTTATTTGCGTCAGCTTTAGCGGTCTTTATGATGTTCTTGACCCTCTACTGGCGATTTTTCAATCCTTCCAGCCAGTTAATCGGCTACACCATGATTACCATGGCCATCTTTTTCCTGGGGGCTGTACAGCTGATTTGTCTCGGCATTTTAGGAGAATATGTCGGCCAAATTTACGAAGAAATTAAAGGCCGTCCCCTCTATACGGTCAAAGAGATTGGGAAATTCCCTAGCCCACCCCCCCCTATTCTCAGGCATCATCCCTGCCTCGTACCCACTAGGTTCAACCCCATGCGTTCCGACCCTACGCGCACCTCATAA
- a CDS encoding glycosyl hydrolase family 28-related protein, with amino-acid sequence MSVQSSSKVQKIWLWGKNFFFHRFRPFLGLMCLSFLLSLACTPAASNRSAPPNPPHVATNPTLAAVPINRPAIVFPRDAGIIDVTQFGAIPDDGQDDTAAIQAAISAHPTKNHIFYFPNGTYDISDMLTLAGSQKRNIFQGQSQQGTILRLMDSVPSTYTKAILNFGPAPAQRFRNAIRDMTINVGRNHPQSIGVQFNASNQGTAQNVTILSEDRKGNIGLDMSYTDEIGPLLVKAITVNGFDYGIKTRWPTASQTFENITLLNQNVCGWWNTNSQKVFARQVRSQNTVPAIINDGEAGFVLLDSTLTGSGAAASEPAISNQKSMYIDRTQTTGYKLAVKSNVNWGRGNGNVPSGNISHYLANGFGENRKGGPVTLFPSANQMLGLPIKETPEMPWEQDLSKWDGPHKHLLGTSGLPDDDLDDTPSIQAAIDSGATTVYLPRGTWTINQPLELRKNVRRLMGTEAKVKMAKNAVIRVGPGQSPTVTIERLEKVETIEHTSQRTLVLNNLLGFHYVPKASKPGDVFINDCVGSSVIFKNQNVWARQLNLESNTQSQPNITAKVLNDNAQVWILGYKTEDEGTTIKTINGGKTELFGAAHVGSGVSNADNPRFITEDSSFSVAGIYGKGFSIVAKETRKGKTQTTDTFQNADAYIAYPQ; translated from the coding sequence ATGTCTGTCCAATCATCCTCTAAGGTTCAAAAAATCTGGTTATGGGGGAAAAACTTTTTTTTCCATCGATTTCGACCGTTTTTAGGCTTGATGTGCTTATCTTTTCTGCTTTCCTTAGCCTGCACACCGGCAGCATCTAATCGATCGGCACCACCAAACCCTCCCCATGTAGCCACCAACCCGACCTTAGCGGCCGTTCCCATTAATCGGCCAGCCATTGTCTTTCCCAGGGATGCAGGCATCATTGATGTCACCCAATTCGGAGCGATTCCGGACGATGGTCAAGATGATACCGCTGCCATCCAAGCTGCCATTTCAGCTCATCCTACGAAAAACCATATCTTTTACTTTCCCAACGGCACCTACGATATCAGCGACATGCTGACCTTAGCAGGTAGCCAAAAGCGCAATATCTTCCAAGGGCAAAGTCAGCAAGGAACCATTCTTCGCCTCATGGATAGTGTGCCCTCTACCTATACCAAAGCCATTCTCAATTTTGGCCCTGCCCCCGCTCAGCGCTTTCGTAACGCCATCCGCGATATGACTATCAATGTGGGTCGTAATCATCCTCAAAGTATTGGTGTTCAATTTAATGCCAGTAATCAGGGCACAGCCCAGAATGTAACCATCCTGTCTGAAGATAGAAAAGGCAATATCGGCCTCGATATGAGCTACACAGACGAGATTGGCCCGTTATTGGTCAAAGCCATCACCGTCAACGGCTTTGACTATGGCATCAAAACCCGTTGGCCCACTGCCAGCCAAACCTTTGAAAATATTACTCTGCTCAACCAAAACGTCTGTGGATGGTGGAACACCAATTCCCAGAAAGTGTTTGCCCGACAGGTGCGCAGCCAGAATACTGTGCCCGCCATTATCAACGATGGCGAAGCAGGCTTTGTGTTGCTGGATTCTACCTTAACAGGCTCTGGTGCTGCAGCCTCTGAACCGGCCATCAGCAATCAAAAATCCATGTATATTGACCGGACCCAGACCACAGGCTATAAGCTAGCGGTCAAAAGTAACGTGAATTGGGGCCGTGGCAATGGCAATGTACCCAGCGGCAACATCAGCCACTATTTAGCCAATGGCTTTGGTGAAAATAGAAAAGGCGGGCCAGTCACCCTCTTTCCCTCCGCCAACCAAATGTTAGGGTTGCCGATCAAGGAAACCCCTGAAATGCCTTGGGAACAAGACTTGAGTAAGTGGGATGGTCCCCATAAGCATCTGCTCGGTACCAGTGGTCTTCCGGATGATGACCTAGATGACACACCATCGATTCAGGCCGCTATCGATTCTGGAGCCACGACCGTTTACTTACCGAGGGGGACATGGACCATCAATCAGCCTCTAGAACTCCGGAAGAATGTCCGGCGGTTGATGGGCACAGAAGCCAAAGTCAAAATGGCGAAGAATGCTGTGATTCGAGTCGGTCCGGGTCAGTCTCCCACGGTCACCATTGAGCGATTGGAGAAGGTAGAAACCATTGAACATACCTCTCAGCGAACCTTGGTACTGAACAACTTACTGGGATTCCACTATGTCCCTAAAGCCTCAAAGCCTGGAGATGTGTTTATTAATGACTGTGTCGGTTCTTCCGTTATCTTTAAAAATCAAAATGTCTGGGCTCGACAGCTGAATCTTGAAAGTAATACCCAATCTCAACCCAACATTACCGCCAAAGTACTGAATGATAACGCCCAGGTGTGGATTCTCGGCTACAAAACCGAAGATGAAGGAACCACAATTAAAACCATCAATGGCGGCAAAACGGAATTGTTTGGCGCAGCCCATGTCGGCAGTGGTGTCTCCAATGCCGATAATCCCCGATTTATCACGGAAGACTCTTCTTTTTCAGTAGCAGGCATTTACGGTAAAGGCTTCTCTATTGTTGCCAAGGAAACCCGCAAGGGGAAAACTCAAACCACTGATACCTTTCAAAATGCTGATGCCTATATTGCCTATCCCCAGTAA